One genomic segment of Candidatus Baltobacteraceae bacterium includes these proteins:
- a CDS encoding homogentisate 1,2-dioxygenase: MPSYVRCGAVPHKRHIQFRKPDGGLYAEELFSTKGFESVYSLLYHLRPPTATLDVRPWQRPEVRLLANEPLRNRHFKTHHLTAPATDAIESRSLLLGNDDILVSIALAQRPMEYFYRNTGGDELLFIHEGSGTIQTQFGELAYRPHDYVILPTGTTYRVLPSSPTRMLVHESSGNVKIPRRYRNEFGQLEEHAPYYERDFRAPVLGAPVEGQGEYEVRVTNRGRHALYTVQNHPCDVIGWDGYCYPYAFNLEEFAPITGKLHQPPPAHATFEAPGAAFCAFVPRLFDYHPLAIPVPYNHSSVDCDEVLYYVSGNFMSRRGVEEGSITLHAAGAPHGPQPGAVESSLGKTSTDEIAVMVDTFKPLLLGEAALACEDPEYYRSWIEAPAKA, encoded by the coding sequence ATGCCGTCATACGTTCGCTGCGGCGCGGTCCCGCACAAGCGCCACATCCAATTTCGAAAGCCGGACGGCGGACTTTACGCTGAGGAGCTCTTCTCGACGAAGGGGTTCGAGAGCGTCTACTCGCTGCTCTATCATCTTCGCCCGCCCACGGCGACGCTCGACGTACGTCCGTGGCAACGGCCCGAAGTGCGTCTGCTCGCCAACGAGCCGCTCCGCAACCGGCACTTTAAAACACATCATCTGACCGCGCCCGCAACCGACGCGATTGAGTCGCGCTCGCTCCTTTTGGGCAACGACGACATCCTCGTTTCGATCGCGCTCGCCCAACGGCCGATGGAGTACTTTTACCGCAACACCGGCGGCGACGAGCTGCTCTTCATTCACGAGGGCAGCGGAACGATTCAGACGCAATTCGGCGAGCTTGCGTACCGGCCGCACGATTACGTGATCCTGCCGACCGGAACGACGTATCGCGTGCTTCCGTCGTCGCCGACACGAATGCTCGTGCACGAATCGTCCGGTAACGTCAAAATCCCACGCCGCTATCGCAACGAGTTCGGGCAACTCGAAGAACACGCGCCCTACTACGAGCGCGACTTCCGCGCGCCCGTGCTCGGTGCGCCGGTCGAAGGCCAAGGCGAATACGAAGTGCGCGTGACCAATCGCGGACGCCACGCGCTCTACACCGTGCAGAATCATCCCTGCGACGTCATCGGTTGGGACGGATACTGCTATCCGTACGCGTTCAACCTCGAAGAGTTCGCGCCGATCACGGGTAAGCTTCACCAGCCGCCGCCCGCGCACGCGACGTTCGAGGCACCCGGGGCGGCATTCTGCGCGTTCGTCCCGCGTTTGTTCGACTATCACCCGCTGGCGATTCCGGTGCCGTACAATCACTCAAGCGTCGATTGCGACGAAGTGCTGTACTACGTCAGTGGAAACTTCATGAGCCGGCGCGGGGTCGAGGAAGGCTCGATCACGCTGCACGCCGCCGGGGCGCCCCACGGGCCACAGCCCGGCGCCGTCGAGTCCAGCTTGGGCAAGACCTCGACCGACGAGATCGCCGTGATGGTCGATACCTTCAAGCCGCTGCTCCTGGGCGAGGCCGCCCTGGCTTGCGAGGATCCCGAGTACTACCGTAGTTGGATAGAAGCGCCCGCCAAAGCGTAG
- a CDS encoding YbhB/YbcL family Raf kinase inhibitor-like protein, with amino-acid sequence MIAGIVLAAVTMTLQSGDFTPGGTIPRTDMSTDCGGGNFTPELQWSGVPPETKSFALIVRDPDARVPGGFDHWVLYDIAAKTRQLDPNALPAGTKTGMASTGKAAYYGPCPPPGPAHHYVFTLYALDVAGITADTPLTAAQLVQRIGNHALAEATLHGIASH; translated from the coding sequence ATGATTGCCGGCATCGTCCTCGCCGCCGTCACGATGACCCTCCAAAGCGGCGACTTCACTCCCGGCGGGACGATTCCACGTACCGACATGTCCACCGACTGCGGCGGCGGAAACTTTACTCCGGAACTGCAGTGGAGCGGCGTGCCCCCTGAGACGAAATCGTTTGCGTTAATCGTTCGCGATCCGGACGCCCGGGTGCCGGGCGGCTTCGATCACTGGGTGCTCTACGACATTGCGGCCAAGACGCGACAGCTCGATCCCAACGCGCTGCCCGCGGGCACGAAAACGGGAATGGCCTCGACCGGAAAAGCGGCGTATTACGGCCCGTGTCCCCCGCCGGGACCGGCGCATCACTACGTCTTCACGCTCTACGCGCTCGACGTTGCGGGCATAACGGCCGATACGCCGCTAACGGCAGCCCAGCTCGTGCAGCGTATCGGCAATCACGCGTTGGCGGAAGCGACGCTCCACGGCATCGCCTCACACTAA
- a CDS encoding M3 family metallopeptidase, with protein MTPVLALLIALIWPRDPASVSGACANAATQLKTSVDTVAARNRGYTFSNTVLPLENAVADARDRVSAERFMWAVAQDGVLAGASRDCRLLFGQTMIDVWDNRRLYAALTRVAAHPPHDAFDRALTLMWVDRLKRGGAAADAARHDRYAGYAHDLARVQDSFWRNLAHDRTTIRAGRRTIEVDNGTYEFLRTERDADAREAFYKAYYRRAADANVPLLERAISLRDRMAHALGVESWAEYRLRSTALGGYAQAQQFLASAATAYASGRPPDGVLPWDLAHDDDAPVPPARTIDDALDPVGTAFGLRFTRNAENVWAAGVARYDVNDESTQRLLGTIYVDLVRRPGKQTAQGAYAILSPRGARPGVVAIVASWPGKPGTVTGDRLVDFYRLMGRAIALALPAVPYESLARVSPESQDTVAAVFERFARPDGPPARVMLEQTAIAQIDLAYSSSGSHVDTSAVWQRIAMATFAPLYDAGTYPQAACDEFVAGDAGVLALRPWSQTYAADLYAVLAPGGRVDSSAAERFRRTVLAPAASRRFEDEMRDFLGRDAHAVMP; from the coding sequence GTGACGCCCGTCCTTGCACTCCTCATCGCCCTGATCTGGCCCCGCGACCCGGCATCGGTTTCCGGCGCCTGCGCGAACGCCGCCACGCAGCTCAAGACGAGCGTCGATACGGTCGCTGCGCGAAATCGCGGTTACACGTTTTCCAATACGGTGCTCCCGTTGGAGAATGCGGTTGCCGACGCTCGCGATCGCGTGTCGGCGGAGCGATTCATGTGGGCCGTCGCGCAAGACGGCGTTCTCGCCGGTGCGTCGCGCGACTGCAGATTGCTGTTCGGGCAGACGATGATCGACGTCTGGGATAACCGCCGGCTCTACGCGGCGTTGACGCGCGTCGCCGCCCATCCGCCGCACGATGCGTTCGATCGCGCGTTGACGTTGATGTGGGTGGATCGTCTCAAACGCGGTGGTGCGGCCGCCGATGCGGCGCGCCATGACCGGTACGCGGGCTACGCTCACGACCTGGCACGCGTCCAGGACAGCTTTTGGCGCAATCTCGCGCACGATCGAACGACGATCCGCGCCGGGCGCCGCACGATCGAAGTCGATAACGGCACCTACGAGTTTCTGCGCACCGAGCGCGACGCCGACGCGCGCGAAGCGTTTTATAAGGCGTACTACCGGCGCGCGGCCGACGCGAACGTTCCGTTACTCGAGCGCGCGATCTCGCTGCGCGATCGAATGGCGCACGCGCTGGGCGTGGAGAGTTGGGCGGAATACCGCTTAAGGTCGACGGCGCTCGGCGGCTACGCGCAAGCCCAGCAGTTCCTTGCCTCGGCCGCAACGGCATACGCATCGGGACGGCCGCCCGACGGGGTTTTGCCGTGGGATCTCGCGCACGACGACGACGCGCCGGTGCCGCCCGCGCGAACGATCGACGACGCGCTCGATCCGGTCGGCACGGCGTTCGGTCTGCGCTTTACGCGCAACGCCGAAAACGTCTGGGCAGCCGGAGTCGCACGTTACGACGTCAATGACGAGTCGACGCAGCGGTTGCTCGGAACGATCTACGTGGATCTCGTGCGCCGGCCCGGCAAGCAAACCGCGCAAGGCGCGTATGCGATTCTTTCTCCGCGCGGCGCGCGTCCGGGTGTCGTCGCGATCGTCGCAAGCTGGCCGGGCAAACCCGGAACCGTTACGGGGGACCGGCTCGTCGATTTCTACCGCCTGATGGGTCGCGCCATCGCGCTTGCGTTGCCGGCGGTGCCGTACGAATCGCTCGCACGCGTTTCGCCCGAAAGCCAGGACACCGTCGCCGCCGTCTTCGAGCGCTTCGCACGGCCCGACGGGCCGCCGGCGCGCGTTATGCTCGAGCAGACGGCGATCGCGCAGATCGATCTGGCGTATAGCTCGAGCGGTTCGCACGTCGACACGAGCGCCGTTTGGCAGCGCATTGCTATGGCGACGTTTGCGCCGCTCTACGATGCGGGAACGTATCCGCAAGCAGCCTGCGACGAGTTCGTCGCCGGCGACGCCGGGGTACTCGCGCTGCGGCCGTGGAGCCAAACGTATGCCGCGGACCTATACGCCGTTCTTGCTCCCGGCGGACGCGTTGATTCTAGTGCAGCCGAGCGTTTTCGCCGCACCGTTTTAGCGCCGGCCGCGAGCCGGAGATTCGAGGACGAAATGCGTGACTTCTTAGGACGCGACGCGCACGCGGTGATGCCGTGA
- a CDS encoding CDGSH iron-sulfur domain-containing protein has protein sequence MSEVVIKVRESGPYRITGPFTLIDADGTTYELSGENVALCRCGGSSTKPFCDGSHRENGFCATERAAGAATVSEDA, from the coding sequence ATGTCAGAAGTCGTTATCAAGGTTCGCGAGAGCGGCCCCTATCGTATTACCGGTCCGTTCACGTTGATCGACGCCGACGGAACGACGTACGAACTTTCGGGCGAGAACGTCGCCCTTTGCCGCTGCGGCGGGTCGAGCACGAAACCGTTCTGCGACGGCTCGCACCGCGAGAACGGATTCTGCGCCACTGAACGCGCGGCCGGCGCGGCAACCGTTTCGGAGGACGCCTAG
- a CDS encoding DUF4446 family protein, translated as MMPNTTIYAALAAFLGALAALFIYHMAAVRPSLTALSRMAAEHEDLIGGSGGAASERLKGLESSLAAGQTAMERVSGRLDELEGLAASDVSCVGFVRYNAFEDTGSDLSYALALLNRAGDGVVISSIYSRTDTRTYGQSVKSFKPAANASEEELRAIELARTSSSKA; from the coding sequence ATGATGCCGAACACGACCATCTATGCGGCCCTAGCCGCTTTTTTGGGCGCCTTGGCGGCGCTCTTCATCTACCATATGGCGGCGGTCAGGCCGAGTTTGACCGCGCTTTCGCGCATGGCGGCGGAACACGAGGACCTCATCGGCGGGAGCGGCGGGGCGGCCTCGGAGCGGCTGAAAGGCCTTGAGAGCAGCCTAGCAGCGGGTCAAACGGCTATGGAGAGGGTGAGCGGCCGGCTCGACGAACTCGAAGGCCTGGCCGCGAGCGATGTCTCGTGCGTCGGGTTCGTTCGCTATAACGCGTTCGAAGACACGGGTTCGGATCTTTCGTACGCCTTAGCCCTACTCAATCGCGCCGGCGACGGCGTCGTCATCAGCAGTATCTATTCGCGGACCGACACTCGTACGTACGGGCAGTCCGTGAAATCGTTTAAACCCGCAGCCAACGCGTCGGAAGAAGAACTGCGAGCGATCGAGCTCGCTAGAACTTCCTCATCGAAGGCATGA